Proteins co-encoded in one Corylus avellana chromosome ca9, CavTom2PMs-1.0 genomic window:
- the LOC132162319 gene encoding uncharacterized protein LOC132162319, protein MKQAGNKRKLQLNELEELRRDAYENAKLYKERTIGKQLVRKEFHVGQKVLIYNSRLKLFPGKLKSRWSRPCIITQIFPHGALEVRNPESNRIFKVNGHRVKPYLEVKLVPRDEDLALQSAPYTPPPSEASTSEQHLVGTTV, encoded by the coding sequence atgaaacaaGCTGGCAACAAGAGGAAGCTACAACTCAATGAACTGGAGGAATTGCGGCGGGATGCATATGAAaacgccaagctctacaaggaaaggACCATTGGCAAACAACTAGTCAGGAAAGAGTTTCATGTAGGACAAAAGGTGTTGatttataattcaagattgaaacttttccctgGTAAGCTCAAGTCAAGATGGTCTAGACCTTGTattattactcaaattttccCTCATGGAGCGTTGGAGGTTCGCAATCCAGAAAGCAATCGCATATTCAAGGTTAATGGACACAGAGTAAAGCCATATCTCGAAGTGAAATtggtaccaagagatgaagatctAGCACTCCAATCTGCCCCCTATACACCACCACCATCTGAAGCATCTACTTCTGAGCAGCACTTAGTAGGGACCACCGTCTga